CACCGTGAAGATGACGACACCCGAAGACCCGTCCCAAGGGCGCCCCCTGCGCGTACAGAAGAGGCTTAGCGCTGCCGAGTGCGCCGCGATGTCGCTCGTCGCGGCCCTGGCGGCTGGTTGCCCTGGCTCTCAGATTCGGCCCGAGTCCTTCACCTGCCCCTCTGGTGCCGCGCGGGCCATGGTGAAAGAGCTTCACTGGAAAGAAGGTGATGGCTTCGTGTTCACACTCGACGACCGGCACGACGACGACGGACTGATCTGGTTTACCCCCGGCTCCGATGTGGTGGGGGTCGTCCCCAAGGTGGAGGGGCTCCGCCGGAGGCAGTATGAGGTGGCCCCCCCAGGGACACGGTTCTACGGCAAGGTTTACTACCTCTCCGACAAGATGGGCCGAGCGGATGGGCCGGCGCTGATCATCCGGTATGACCGCGTGAAGCTCCCTGGACAGGATGAGCGACCCGTCTGCGTCGTGGTCGAGGGGCGTTCCTACGGGTTTAAGGACGGCCGCGTGCAGTCCGGAAATACACAGACGGGTTATGTTGTGGACCGCTGGCCATGAGCCCGTGCATCAGGAGTTGAGGGGTAGTCGCCCGCTCGCCACCTAGCCGCACTCGACGTCATTGAACCTTGGGGGTAGTTCCATTCTGCCCAATCCTGCGGGTAATGTTCCTCTGCGTCGCGTCGGCTTGGTGCCGCGCGAGCGGAGGGACGAACATGACGACAGGCGGTTTCGGTGTTCCGAAGGGGGCGATTCTCTTCGAACTGGACGGCATCCAGTACGAGTTCCGCGAAGACCTTGGGGAGGTACAGAGCGGGATTAGTCACTTCGTGGGACGCCAGCACGTCAGCGGCATTGTGACGAAGAAGGTATTGATCAAGGCTGTGAGCGGTGCGGACGGTCCTGGGATGAAGCGGCTCCTGCGGGCAAGATCAAAGCTGGACGAGGAGGTTCGCTTGGCCAAATACCTTGAGCACCCTGGGATCCATCGGGTCTACGGTTTGAAGAAAACCGAGGGGACGTGGTACGTGGTTTCAGAGCAGCCGCGCGGCAACAGCCTAAGCGCCCTGATCAACCTTGTGGGGGAGTGCCGTCATTGGTACACGCCGCACTTCGCCATGTATATCGGTGCCCGACTGGCTGATGTACTGGAGTACGCACACACGGCAAAAGACGAAGTTGGGCGCCCATTGAATATCGTTCACCGGGCCATCGATCCGGATCACGTCTTCATGGACTGGCGGGGCATTGTACGAGTCTCTGACTTCGGACTTTCCCTTTCCGACTTACCAAACCGCACCCCTTCGACTACGCAACGGCTGCTTGGGGATGGCTTCTACTCGTCGCCGGAAATGCTTTTTGGCAGACGAGTTGACGCACGGGCAGACCTTTTCTCCCTGGGCGTGCTCATGCTCGAACTGGTTACCGGGAAGAACCTTCTCTATGCACCGGATGAGGTAACGCCTAAAATGAAGGAGTCCCTCTCGGCGTCACAGCTCCGCCGAGTCGAGCGTGCCATCCAGTGGGCGCAGCTCTCTGGAGCCGATGCCATGGTGGGAGATGCGATTTGGCGTGCGGCGACCTACACGCAGAAGGACGTGGAGCGGATGACGGAAGGTCTTCCAGCGGGTATGCGCTCGATCCTATGCAAGCTCCTACACCCCGAGCTGGTGAAGCGCTACCAGACAGCAGGGGAGCTGGTGGTCGATCTGCGTAGCTGGCTTGGGGAACTGACCTTCGGCCCTGCTGATGCGATCGAAGAGCTGAAGCGCACCATGGATGAGGCTTCGGAGTCCTTAGCCGAAACCGGATTGAAGACCCCCCGAGCGTCCAAGCGCCTGGGGGAGATCACCACGGACAGGTAGTGGGCCGCCCCTGCTGGGCCTCGAAGTTTCGACGGGGCTCAGCAGCTTGAAGGAAGGCCCGCCATGGGCCGCCAGCAGAAGACCGAAGCTCATGTGCCCAAGCGCGGCGCCGTCTGCAGCACCTGCTGCTGCGCCGCATTGGCCACAGCCCGCTCTGTCAGAGCCGCATCAGCGCCCATGCGCCCTCTCGCGTGGACTTTCGCAGCTGATGAAGGGTTAGGGCTAGTGCGCTAGCCCCAACCCTTGTCTCGCATTGATTGCAATTACCTTGGCAACAGCGTGCACCTCCGTGACCCCGGAAAGCTGGGGACGAGGCCCTGGAAAAGCAGGAGCCGGTAGGTGCAGGGCTCGGAACAATGCTCCCCCCGCTCACTGCGGCGCCGGGAGGAGCAAGAAGCCATCGGGCGGGAGGCTCGTGACAAGCATCACCTCGCTGATGTCGCGGTGCTCCGTCTTGAGCTACTGCCGCCCCCGAGGGTAACCCGCGTGTGCTACCGTCGGCTCCAGTTGAGGTGCCAGCCTGCCTGGTTGGCCAATGCCGGTGTCGCGCCGGGGTAGGAGACGTAGACGCGAAAGCCGCTGGCCGTGGGAGCGTAGATGGAGGTCGCGCCAGTGCTTTCCCAGTGCCCACTCCACCCCCCAATGGAGGTGATCGGCTCCGAGGAGATACCGCAGCCCGAGGTGTCCACGTCCAAGTAGATGCCGTGGGCGCTGTACTGCTGCCAATTCGTGGCCCCCACCGGCGTCTGACCCGTGCAAGCGTCGGCCTGCCGCAGGTTGCCCGGTGCCGCCTGCCAGTTGAGGTACCAGCCGGCCTGGTTTGCCAGTGCCGGTGTCGCGCCGGGGTAGGAAACGAAGACGCGGAAGCCGTTGGCTGTGGGAGCGTAGATGGAGGTTGCGCCAGTGCTCTGCCAGTGGCCGCTCCACCCACCGATCGAGGTGAAGTACAGCGGTGTGGAGGAGAAGCCGCAGCTCGAGGTGTCCACGTCCAAGTAAATGCCGTTGGCGCTGTACTGCTGCCAACCCGTGGCGCCGACCGCCGCCTGCCCGGTGCAGAGCGAGGGCTGGCGCACGCCGTTGGGCGAGGCCTGCCAGTTGAGGTGCCAGCCAGCCTGGTTTGCCAGTGCCGGTGTCGCGCCGGGGTAGGAGACGTAGACGCGGAAGCCGTTGGCCGTGGGAGCGTAGATGGAGGTTGCGCCAGTGCTCTGCCAGTGGCCGCTCCACCCGCCGATCGAGGTGAAGTACAGCGGTGTGGAGGAGAAGCCGCAGCCCGAGGTGTCCACGTCTAGGTAGATGCCGTTGGCGCTGTACTGCTGCCAGCCCGTGGCGCCGACCGCCGTCTGGCCCTTGCAGACCGTGGCACCTCCTCCGCCTCCGATGAAGGGGGTGTACAGCAGCCGGTTGGGCGAGCCCGCGCCTGGAGTGGTAATGCGGTCCGGCGTGGAGTTGCCGATGAGGGCATTGGCCACCTGCGCGGGCGTGGCGTCGGGCTGAGTGCCCAGGTACAGCGCTGCGGCGCCTGCCACGTGCGGGCTGGCCATGGAGGTGCCGCTGATGGTGTTTGTCGCCGTGTCGCTGCCCGACCAGGCCGAGGTAATGCTCGAGCCGGGCGCGAACAGGTCCAGACAAGCGCCGTAATTCGAGTAGTAGGCGCGCGCGTCGTTGCTCTCCGAGGCACCCACGGTGAGGGCCTCGGGCGTGCGAGCGGGCGAGAACCCACAGGCATCCGCGTTGTTGTTGCCGGCGGCCACTGCGAAGACGATGCCAGCAGCCACCGAGTTGCGGACCGCATCATCCGCCGCCTGAGTGGCCCCGCCGCCCAGGCTCATGTTCACTACTGCTGGCTTAACGTGGTTGGCCCTCACCCAGTCCACCGCGCCGATGATCACGTCCCAGGTAGTGCCACCCGAGCAGCCGAACACGCGCACCGAGTGCAGGCGTGTGGCCTTGGCCACGCCCCAGGTGGAGCCGCCAATGGTGCCCGCCACATGCGTGCCGTGGCCATTGCAGTCTCCCGCTCCGTAGCCGTCGCTGACAGCGGTGTAGTCGAGAGAGACGCGCCCGCCGAAGTCGGAGTGGCTCGCGCGGATGCCGGTGTCGATGACGTACACGTGCACGCCGCTGCCCTGCGTGCTGTACGTGTATGTGCTGTTCAGTGGTAGCGCCTGCTGATCGACGCGGTCCAGGCCCCAGGTGGCGCCTGTCTGGATGGCATCGGGATACGCCCAGCCGTTCTCCTCGACATACGCCACGCCCGACTCCTGCGACAGGGCACGTGCCTGCGCCTCGGGCATGTTCACTACGAAGCCGCGCAGGGCATGGCGGTAGGTGCGATGGAGCTGGCCGCGATAGCGCCCCGTCAGCTCCTGGGCCACGTCCTGGAGGTCACGTGCCGCGCTCGCCTCTGGCCTCAGCACAACGATGTACTGGCCACGCACGGGGTTGGGGTTGCGCAGAAATCGTTCTTCGGAGCGGAGTTCGCTTGAGGCAGCGGCGGCTGTCGGAAGCGGCTGGGAGTCGTCGGAGGTTCCACCACCGCAGGCGGAGAGCGTCAGGGCCGCCGCAGCCCAGAAGGGCATATTGAAGCGCATACAGGGTTCTCCAAAAAATTTAGTCGAGTGAAGATAGTCGGAAATGCAAAATTTAAACCATCGAGCAAGGCATTCAATCCAATGCCTGGCCGCACATGTGCCAACACTCGTGAGGGTGCAGGTGAAGCGTTGACAGTGAATGTCTCCAAGGGCACCGATCCGCATGGACCGCAGTGTACTCCGCTTGAGCTATGTATAGTTACTCCGAATCACTGAGCTGTTCTAGGGGCAGCTCATGGACCTGAAAGCCAAGCAGAGCCTCTACCAGGTCCCGCCTCAAGTTCCTCAGCGTGTGATGAAGGGATCGCCCAGCAGGTTCATCGCCAAGGCGTGGAAGGGGTGCTGATTGAAGCGCGCGGCGACGGCCTGATTTGCCGAATGGTTCGCGTCGAGTACAGTGGCCCCCGTCCCAGCTGCTGCTCGACGAGGGCTCTCAAGCCATCGAAGCCCTTGCGCATGTCCACTGGGGATGCGTACGCGAAGACGCGCACCGCTCTCGTGAGCGTCAGCACCCCAGCTTCCCCAAGATCTGCGCGGCGCTCTCCACGCTCAGGCCCTCGACTCGCCAGCCGCTCGGCGACACCAGCACCACCGGCGGCACTGCTGCCCCTGCAGCTTGAGCGGGTCGCTCTCTGAGGCGCACCGGCACCAGGGCCGTGCCCTTCTCGGCGGGCCTCGGACGGCCGTGCCCCGCGGGACGTCCCTTGCGCTACTTGTACGGCGTTGGCCCGGCCCCCCAGCTTCTGCGCCGCGTCCGTCACCGTCCCGCCGACCTCCACCGTGTGCTGGGCGTAGCGCACCGCGAAGGCGCGCAACGCCTCGGGGAACGGCAGAGAACCACCGCGCTGCCCGGCCTTCACCCGCTGCGTCTCCTGATGGAACTGCACCAACTCCTTTTCCAGCTCCATGGATCACCTCCTGGTGTGTGGCCAAGGCAGGTCTCACGAGAGGCGGGAGCCAGTCACGACGGGGCACGGCGAACACTTACCTCTGACCGTAGCCGTCCGCCGCTGGCCTTTGGGGCCTCCACCCATCCGACAGGACACCGCCCGCAGGTTCCGTATGCCAAGAGCCCCTCGCGAACCCTCCCGCCGTTGTACGCTCCCGGCGCCCCACGGAGCGCAACTGCA
This genomic stretch from Stigmatella erecta harbors:
- a CDS encoding serine/threonine protein kinase; the encoded protein is MTTGGFGVPKGAILFELDGIQYEFREDLGEVQSGISHFVGRQHVSGIVTKKVLIKAVSGADGPGMKRLLRARSKLDEEVRLAKYLEHPGIHRVYGLKKTEGTWYVVSEQPRGNSLSALINLVGECRHWYTPHFAMYIGARLADVLEYAHTAKDEVGRPLNIVHRAIDPDHVFMDWRGIVRVSDFGLSLSDLPNRTPSTTQRLLGDGFYSSPEMLFGRRVDARADLFSLGVLMLELVTGKNLLYAPDEVTPKMKESLSASQLRRVERAIQWAQLSGADAMVGDAIWRAATYTQKDVERMTEGLPAGMRSILCKLLHPELVKRYQTAGELVVDLRSWLGELTFGPADAIEELKRTMDEASESLAETGLKTPRASKRLGEITTDR
- a CDS encoding S8 family peptidase, which produces MRFNMPFWAAAALTLSACGGGTSDDSQPLPTAAAASSELRSEERFLRNPNPVRGQYIVVLRPEASAARDLQDVAQELTGRYRGQLHRTYRHALRGFVVNMPEAQARALSQESGVAYVEENGWAYPDAIQTGATWGLDRVDQQALPLNSTYTYSTQGSGVHVYVIDTGIRASHSDFGGRVSLDYTAVSDGYGAGDCNGHGTHVAGTIGGSTWGVAKATRLHSVRVFGCSGGTTWDVIIGAVDWVRANHVKPAVVNMSLGGGATQAADDAVRNSVAAGIVFAVAAGNNNADACGFSPARTPEALTVGASESNDARAYYSNYGACLDLFAPGSSITSAWSGSDTATNTISGTSMASPHVAGAAALYLGTQPDATPAQVANALIGNSTPDRITTPGAGSPNRLLYTPFIGGGGGATVCKGQTAVGATGWQQYSANGIYLDVDTSGCGFSSTPLYFTSIGGWSGHWQSTGATSIYAPTANGFRVYVSYPGATPALANQAGWHLNWQASPNGVRQPSLCTGQAAVGATGWQQYSANGIYLDVDTSSCGFSSTPLYFTSIGGWSGHWQSTGATSIYAPTANGFRVFVSYPGATPALANQAGWYLNWQAAPGNLRQADACTGQTPVGATNWQQYSAHGIYLDVDTSGCGISSEPITSIGGWSGHWESTGATSIYAPTASGFRVYVSYPGATPALANQAGWHLNWSRR